One segment of Rhodopirellula baltica SH 1 DNA contains the following:
- the feoB gene encoding ferrous iron transporter B, producing MSVSPVAPCNSSEDASAQQLCQARVVAMVGNPNVGKTSLFNRLTNLLAKTSNFAGTTVDRRTGTADLNEGQSCTLVDLPGLYSLTASSPEEQIARAFITGESECPPEGVLVVVDATNLQRSLAVAREAIQCGRPTLVAVNMIELARKSGVDVDLDVLSQKLGCPVIGVSARTGEGLDELKSNLRQLLHPRKMVVLGAEAEPAEIECGACGVCPFADGHRWASTLARESTRTGYVASEEWTDRVDQVTTHRFLGPVIFVAVMVAAFASVFYLAQYPMEWLDATFGLVTEKVGGWLPEGDLNSLITDGILAGIGGVVIFLPQICILFFMLAILEDSGYLSRAVVVIDRWMRRVGLPGQAFVPLLAAHACAIPAIMSTKVIANRRDRLAAIMVIPLMTCSARLPVYTMVAALLFPSSPWSAALLFASAYALGMVAAFFVAWLLKRSILPGEASPLILDLPPYRTPSLSNALRHAYERGWGFLRDAGVVILAISIGIWVLSTYPKLPEERFTEQLQTAGLNAETLEETDLENRRALAAQEYAVIGRMGKFVQPVFAPLGFDWKTSVGVMTSFAAREVVVSTLSILYGLGPEPEDESSLHDRLMSATDAEGNRVFTPATCVSLLVFFVLAMQCLPTQAVTKKETGSWGWAVFQFGYMTVLAYVAALIAYQTISRFT from the coding sequence ATGCCTCCGCCCAACAGCTTTGCCAAGCTCGAGTGGTTGCCATGGTCGGCAACCCCAACGTCGGCAAAACATCTCTCTTCAACCGACTGACCAACCTGCTGGCGAAGACTTCCAACTTCGCAGGGACAACCGTGGACCGACGCACCGGCACCGCGGATTTGAACGAGGGTCAATCGTGCACGTTGGTTGACTTGCCCGGTCTGTATTCGCTGACGGCGTCATCTCCCGAAGAACAAATTGCTCGAGCATTCATCACCGGTGAATCCGAATGCCCTCCCGAGGGCGTGCTGGTCGTGGTCGACGCGACCAATCTCCAACGCAGCCTCGCCGTAGCCCGCGAAGCAATCCAATGCGGACGGCCGACGCTGGTCGCCGTCAACATGATCGAACTGGCTCGCAAGAGTGGCGTCGACGTCGACTTGGATGTCCTTTCACAAAAACTTGGCTGCCCCGTCATTGGTGTCTCGGCTCGTACCGGCGAAGGCCTGGACGAACTGAAATCCAACCTTCGGCAATTGCTGCACCCGCGAAAAATGGTTGTGCTGGGTGCTGAAGCCGAGCCGGCTGAAATTGAGTGCGGTGCATGCGGAGTTTGCCCGTTCGCCGATGGCCATCGCTGGGCGTCGACTCTCGCTCGCGAAAGCACTCGAACCGGATACGTCGCATCGGAAGAATGGACGGACCGGGTTGATCAGGTCACCACCCATCGCTTCCTCGGCCCGGTGATCTTTGTCGCCGTGATGGTTGCCGCGTTCGCGTCGGTGTTTTACCTCGCGCAGTATCCGATGGAATGGCTTGACGCCACGTTCGGATTGGTGACGGAGAAGGTCGGTGGCTGGTTACCCGAAGGCGACCTGAACAGCTTGATCACCGATGGAATTTTGGCTGGCATCGGCGGCGTGGTGATTTTCCTGCCGCAGATCTGCATTCTATTTTTCATGCTCGCCATCCTCGAGGACTCCGGTTATCTCTCGCGAGCTGTCGTCGTGATCGATCGCTGGATGCGACGCGTCGGATTGCCTGGCCAAGCGTTTGTGCCATTGCTCGCTGCCCATGCCTGCGCCATCCCGGCGATCATGTCCACCAAAGTCATCGCGAATCGACGAGACCGCTTGGCAGCGATCATGGTCATTCCGTTGATGACTTGCTCGGCCCGTCTTCCCGTCTACACGATGGTCGCCGCGCTGCTGTTTCCGTCTAGCCCTTGGTCAGCCGCGTTGTTGTTTGCATCGGCTTACGCACTCGGGATGGTCGCCGCCTTCTTCGTTGCTTGGTTGCTAAAGCGATCGATCCTGCCGGGTGAAGCTTCGCCACTGATCCTGGACTTACCTCCTTACCGCACACCTTCGCTCAGCAACGCACTTCGGCATGCTTATGAACGTGGATGGGGATTCCTGCGAGACGCGGGTGTCGTGATCCTGGCCATCAGCATTGGCATTTGGGTTCTGTCGACCTATCCCAAGCTTCCGGAAGAACGCTTCACTGAGCAGCTGCAAACAGCGGGCTTGAACGCGGAAACGCTCGAAGAGACCGACCTAGAAAATCGTCGAGCACTCGCCGCTCAGGAGTACGCGGTGATTGGACGGATGGGCAAGTTTGTTCAACCCGTTTTCGCGCCGCTTGGTTTCGACTGGAAGACCAGCGTTGGTGTGATGACCAGCTTCGCCGCTCGCGAAGTGGTCGTCTCAACGCTCAGCATTCTCTACGGCTTGGGACCTGAACCCGAGGACGAATCCTCGCTTCACGATCGACTGATGTCGGCCACCGACGCGGAAGGCAATCGAGTCTTCACGCCCGCGACATGTGTTAGCCTGCTGGTCTTCTTCGTTTTGGCAATGCAGTGCCTTCCAACACAAGCTGTCACCAAGAAAGAAACCGGCTCATGGGGATGGGCTGTGTTCCAGTTTGGCTACATGACCGTCTTGGCTTACGTCGCCGCCTTGATCGCCTACCAGACGATCTCACGGTTTACTTGA